A genome region from Brassica oleracea var. oleracea cultivar TO1000 chromosome C2, BOL, whole genome shotgun sequence includes the following:
- the LOC106324827 gene encoding defensin-like protein 1: MKLSMRLISAVLLLFMIFVATGMGPVSVEARTCESQSHRFKGPCVSDNNCANVCHNEGFGGGKCRGLRRRCFCTTHC, from the exons ATGAAGCTTTCGATGCGTTTGATCTCAGCTGTTCTCCTCTTGTTCATGATATTCGTTGCTACAG GGATGGGTCCAGTATCAGTGGAGGCACGCACATGTGAGTCACAGAGCCATAGGTTCAAGGGTCCATGCGTGAGCGACAATAACTGCGCAAACGTGTGCCACAACGAAGGTTTTGGCGGAGGCAAATGCCGTGGACTTCGTCGTCGGTGCTTCTGCACCACACATTGCTGA